The nucleotide sequence AGTATGCTTAAAATGTGTAAGCAGGTATTGATATCAGAGCCAGTAAGCCAGAGTACACCGGCGCCTAACCCATAACCCACAGTTTGATATTTAGAAACTAATCCGGTAGCGATCGCTTTGCATCCTTTGCCAGCTAACTGGCACAACAAGGTGGTGATCTGCAGTTGTAAGATGGCGAATGCTCCGCTGAGTAGAGGAACGGCGATGAATAGAATGTGTGGGATCGCCAGTTGCATCAAAGTCAGAGACAGCAGTAACATCATATTGGCCAGCAACATCATTTTAAAATGGTCGACTTTGTTTAATCGGGATGTCAGGCCATGGCTAATGACCATAGTCACAGCGGCTAAGGTCATTAATAAAGAGAGATACTGACTGGTCTCTTCGCTGGAGTAGTGCATCGTCTCTTGTACCATAGGGGTTAGTAAAAAGGTAACGCTGCTGTAGGTGATACAGATTAAGGTGATACAGATAAGCAGGCTATGAGCGAACTTATTGTCGAGCTTACTTTGCCTGAGGTCTTTATTGGTCGCTTCCAGTTCAGTGTTGCCTATGTGTGTCTGAATTGAGCGGCTAAACCTAAACACACTGAATAGACAAATTAGGGGAGCAAAACAGAGGAAGAGTATAGGTGCCAGCCAACCAAGCCAGATTAGGAACATAGCGAGTAGTGGGCCAATAAGCCTGCCAACTGCCATGGTTGCTGACAGTTCTGCCAGTTTTTTCATTGTCTGTTTCACATGGCTTAATTCGGTCAACCAAGCTTGGCAACTCGGTACAATTGCTGAGGCTGTCATGCCATAAATGAGTCTAGAAATGATGAGGATTAATACGACCCATAAAAGCGGCCATTGCAAAGAGGCACTTCCCCACAGTGCCAACAACATCACGATAAAACTCACACTGAAACCTAATATCCCCCTCAATAACACCTGAGCATATCCTAAACGCAGTGAAAGTTTGGCCCAGATAGGAATACTGAATAGAAATAGTATTGAGCCTAGGCTCATCAGCATGGCAAGGCTTTCGATTGAGAGCTTTGTTTTATCGATAAAAATGGGGGTAAATACAACTAAGATACTTTGACTTAATCCTAACAGCGGCGCCGAAACAAACAGAGGCCAGGGACGTTTTTCCATCTTCCATATTCGAATATGTAAACCTTGTTGACATGTTAATGGTAATGATTATCATTTGCAACTTAATATATTGTTAATTAGATACGGGTGTTATAGGGATGTTGAATAACGAGCAGAGTGAGCATGTCGATTTGGCCGCTCAATGTTTTTTTAATGGATTACTGAAAGAGTTCCATGTATGGCGACAGGACGCTAATCATAAATTCGTATCGATAAACTTGCCTGAATGCGGTGTTGAATTGCAGCTTTCGTATGCCCATTTATCCCATTGCGGACCCCATACGTTTACTTTCCCAATTCGTTATCTCGATGGTAATCGTGAAGGCTCATTGAGCTTTGAGCGTGCTTTAGCCTTAATTCTCAATGAGCCTTCGATTGTCGGTGAGCTGTCTGAAGAAAGCAGAGATCTATTTAAAGACAGAGTGATACAAAGTGCCGCGAATACTGCTAATGCAATCAGCAGCAGATTCGATGATCTTGTTCATATCTATAAAGGTAAATTGAACTTTATTGAAGCTGAACAAGCCCTGTTAGTGGGACATAACATGCATCCGGCGCCTAAAAGCCGCAGTGAGTTTAGCGGTGCCGACATTCGTTTTGCTCCTGAGAGTGGTGACAGTTTTGGACTTCACTGGTTTGCGGTTCATCGAACAGCTTGGCAGGGGGAAGTTTACGGCAGTGATGTACAGACGACTATCGCTGTTATTGCTGAAGATCTTAAGTTGGATTTTGGCATTCTACCGGCTGATTTCCAGCTTATGCCGATGCACCCTTGGCAGGCCGCAGTACTTAGAGAACGGGATGATATAACTCACCTATTCGCATCAGAGCTGATTTTAGATCTCGGTATTCACGGCGAAGGCTGGCGGGCGACCACATCACTGCGGGCTATCTATCATCCCGATTGCCGGTTCATGATCAAATACTCATTGAGTGTGAAATTAACTAATTCAGTACGCCATCTTTCGTTGAAAGAGGTGCGCAGAGGCATGTTGCTCGAACAGATATTGGATGCGGATAAGGGGCTGGAGCTGCAGCAGCGTTACCCGGGAATGACCATTATGCGCGAGCCCGGTTTTGCTGCGCTACAAACATTGGAAGGTGAGGCCATAGAGGAGAGCTTGTTTGCCTTTAGGGTCAATAGTTTCTGGAAGCAGCCTGAGCGTGAATCTTTAGTTCTGGCAACCTTGACTCAAGCGGATCCCTTAGGCGGAAACAGTGCATTGGCTAATATGGTACTTGGTCGCGCAGAGGAGCGTGGAGAATCGACATCAAGGGTTGCACAGCAATGGTTCCAAGGGTATTTAGAACAAGTATTGGAACCCTTAGTGACAGCCCGAAGTGATTACGGGGTGATTTTTCTAGCCCACCAGCAAAATATTGTGGTGGATATCGAAGATGGCCTGCCTGTAGGACTCTTCTATCGGGATTGCCAGGGAACGGGTTTCACCTGTGCAGCTCAAGAGTGCTTTGCTGAACAGTTAGGCGATGTCACCCCAGAAAACTTTATGTCACACCAGTTTGTTGACCCCTTTATTAGTTACTACCTGATATTTAATAGCAGTTTTAGCGTGATTAGCTCCATGGCTTCGGCAGACTTGGTGAAAGAGTCTGTACTCCTGACTCAGTTGAGATTGTTTATGGGACATCTACAACAGAAGGGGTATAAAGATCCTGGATTTGTCGACTATCTTCTAAATTCAGAGTCGTTGATATTTAAAGGTAATTTTTTTGTTTACTTGAGCAATATTAATGAAAACAGTATCGAAGATCCAAGTGAAATTTATCAAGAGATCCCAAATCCACTCTATCTAAAGCCGGATGGAAAATGCTTGGTGAAACGCTTGCCAGATCACAGTCTGATGGGATTTACCGAAGGCAATAGAATCTGCGTTGAAACAGCTGAGTGTTTACTCGACGTTTATCTGACTGAGCATGACGGCATGAGAATCTTGCTGCCCGCCAGCCCAAACTGTGAACAGTCACGACTCTCCTATCTACAGATGTTGTCGCTGCTTGAACACAGTATCTTTTGTGGCGTAGCCAAAGGCATCAGTTTGTCGTTATCCCATTGGGGTCAGCTTTGTTATGACAAGCCTGCACGTTGGATGTGTGTCGATGATAATGCGTTGTTTATTGGCATCTCTCAATTTGAACAAAATCCGGATCTGTGGCTACTCATCTCTAACCAGTCCCTGCCCGAGAGTCTAGTTGAGGAGGAAGTTACCCACCCTTTAAGGCCCCATCATCCCCAAGGTGTTTTCTATCGCCGTTTTAGCTATGAACTCGGCCAAGAGCTGAGCTTACGGCTTGTTGATCCTGAGACTGATCTTGAGCTCTTCCACCAATGGATGAATCAAGCGCGAATCGCAGAGTTTTGGGAGCTTGATAAGTCTAAAGAGGAGCTACTTGCATATCTGCACAAGGGAGTGGCGCTGAAGCATCAGTTTCCTGCTATAGGCATGATTAACGGTAATGCTTTTGGCTATTTCGAATATTACTGGACTAAAGAGGACAGACTTGGTCCTTACTATGACGCCGATAATTATGATCGCGGTATTCACCTCTTGATCGGTAATGAAAGGTATCTTGGCAACCAATACTGGAAGGTATGGGGCAATTACTTTATCCAATACAGTTTTCTCGCAGATAGCAGGACAAAACATCTGGTTGGTGAGCCCAGAATAGACAATAAAAATGTGATTAAGCTATGGCAATACTTTGATTTTGAAAAGGTGAAAGAGTTCCACTTCCCCCATAAGCATGCAGCCTTAGTCGTAGGTAAACGTGAGCGCTTTTTCGAGCAGATGGCACGTTACTATCGGGAGAGTCAATCATGAGTAAAGATATGAAGCATTTCGATCTTTTTGGCATCGGCATTGGTCCCTTTAATTTGAGCATTGCCGCGCTCTCTCAAGGCATAAAAGGACTCAATATTGCATTTGCTGATGCCCACAAGTCGATGACTTGGCATCCCGGGTTACTGCTTAATGATGCAAGAATGCAGACCAGCCCCCTAAAAGATATGGTGACGGCTGTTGAGCCGACGAACCCTCTCTCTTTCCTCTCATATCTGGTGAATAAACGTAAGATTTACGCTTACATGGCGGCGCAGATGAATACGATAAGTCGTATCGAGTTTGCCGATTATCTAGCTTGGGTCGCGGATAGAGTGGATAACCTCATGTTTGATAACCCCGTCGATGCGGTGGAGTTTTCCGGTGATAAGTTTCTTATTCACAGTAAGCGGGGGATCTATACCAGTCAGCATATCTGTCTTGGTACGGGCAAAATTGCTCATTTGCCAGCGTGTGTTAAGCCACATATGAGCTCTAAATGCCTCCATGCCAGCCGTTTAGCTTTAAGGGAACGAAATTATCAAGGAAAAACGGTGGCCGTTGTTGGCGGCGGACAAACCGGCGCCGATGTATTTCTTAATCTTCTGCAGCGTCAATGGGGCGAACCTACACGGGTTATCTGGATCTCAAGACGACCTAACTTTCAGGCGTTAGATGAAGGTGTATTTACCGACCAATATTATACGCCGGGCTATGGACAGATTTTCTATGGACTGAGTGACGGAGTTAAGCAGCAAGAAGTGAAACATCAGAAGCTTTCCAGCGACGGTATTACCAATGTGTCACTCAATGAGATATATCAGCATCTTTATCAGGAGCGGTTTATTAAAGGTGAAAAAGATAGTGACAAATGGAGTTTGCGACCCCACAGAACTTTAACTGAGATGCGTCAGCGCGATGACCAGTATGAACTCACATTGGTTAACGGCATCACAGGTAACAGCGAATTGATCAAAGTGGACGAGTTGATTTTATGTACTGGATTTGAGTCGCAGATCCCAAGTTATCTATCGCCGATTAAGCAGAAGCTGGATATCGATCAATATGGTCAGTTTAACCTGAATCGTGAGTTTTCTGTCGCTTGGGATGGACCTAAAACCAACAGGGTCTATGCGGTTAATGCAGGAGTTCATAGTCACGGTATTTTAGAGCCGCAACTTAGTCTCACTGCTTGGCGTAGCGCCACCATCATCAACGACATGCTTGGCTACGCTCACTTCGACCTCTCATTGGAGGAATCAATTATAGATTGGGGCGAGGGAAAGCTGGTCTCAGAAACAAGAAATATTATTAATCATCAGGGAATATAATCGTGTCAAAGTTCAAATTAGCCCCAATATCGACCGCCATTTTGCTCTCCACTTTTGGGGCTGCAGCATGGGCTGAAAGTGATAAACTTAGTTCGGATAACCGGGAGATGGAGATCATTCATGTTACGGCGAAACCTTTCGACACACCGGTTTCTTCACTGCCTGGCACAGTTCAAATTATCGATCAGGAGGCGATTCAGGCACAAATTAGTCTGAGCGCTGATCTCTCTAGCTTGTTGGCGAATCTGGTGCCGAGTTATGGCCCTGAAACTCAGATGATGTCGAGTACTTATCAAGGATTTCGTGGCCGTAAAGCGATTGTCATGATCGATGGTGTGGTTGTGTCGAACAGCTTACGGGATACCAGCCGGGTACTCTCCTCTATTTCGGTGGAGAATATCGCGCGTATCGAGGTGATTCAAGGAGTGAGTGCTGTCTATGGTAATGGTGAGTCCGCTGGAGTGATCAACTTGATCACTCATCAGGCGAGTAGTGAGGCAATTGCATTTTGGAGCGAGGCTAAAATAGCTGGTTCGATCCATGATGCTGACTCAATTGGTTATCAGCTAAGCCAGCGTATCTCTGGGACCCAAGGCCAGTTTAACTATCTGGCTCAGCTTAATTGGCATGACTCGGGTACCTTGTTTGATGGCGAAGGAACTCAAATTCCTTCCGATCCTGCTGGGCGTGGCGGTCAAGGTGAGCTTGAGGATTTCGACGCCTTAGTTAAATTAGGGTATCTGTTCGCTGATGATTCGACCATGACACTCAATCTACACAGCAGAAAGTTAGAAAACCAGCTCAGTTTTTCACGAAAAACCGTGTTCGATGAAACCGTAGTCGTCGATACCTCAAAGCCTTTTAGTGGGGATGCGCCCTACAGTGAAAACAAGTACGTTCAGTTT is from Shewanella sp. MTB7 and encodes:
- a CDS encoding MFS transporter; translation: MEKRPWPLFVSAPLLGLSQSILVVFTPIFIDKTKLSIESLAMLMSLGSILFLFSIPIWAKLSLRLGYAQVLLRGILGFSVSFIVMLLALWGSASLQWPLLWVVLILIISRLIYGMTASAIVPSCQAWLTELSHVKQTMKKLAELSATMAVGRLIGPLLAMFLIWLGWLAPILFLCFAPLICLFSVFRFSRSIQTHIGNTELEATNKDLRQSKLDNKFAHSLLICITLICITYSSVTFLLTPMVQETMHYSSEETSQYLSLLMTLAAVTMVISHGLTSRLNKVDHFKMMLLANMMLLLSLTLMQLAIPHILFIAVPLLSGAFAILQLQITTLLCQLAGKGCKAIATGLVSKYQTVGYGLGAGVLWLTGSDINTCLHILSILALVQLASLIIWKLKVVEQVID
- a CDS encoding GNAT family N-acetyltransferase — its product is MLNNEQSEHVDLAAQCFFNGLLKEFHVWRQDANHKFVSINLPECGVELQLSYAHLSHCGPHTFTFPIRYLDGNREGSLSFERALALILNEPSIVGELSEESRDLFKDRVIQSAANTANAISSRFDDLVHIYKGKLNFIEAEQALLVGHNMHPAPKSRSEFSGADIRFAPESGDSFGLHWFAVHRTAWQGEVYGSDVQTTIAVIAEDLKLDFGILPADFQLMPMHPWQAAVLRERDDITHLFASELILDLGIHGEGWRATTSLRAIYHPDCRFMIKYSLSVKLTNSVRHLSLKEVRRGMLLEQILDADKGLELQQRYPGMTIMREPGFAALQTLEGEAIEESLFAFRVNSFWKQPERESLVLATLTQADPLGGNSALANMVLGRAEERGESTSRVAQQWFQGYLEQVLEPLVTARSDYGVIFLAHQQNIVVDIEDGLPVGLFYRDCQGTGFTCAAQECFAEQLGDVTPENFMSHQFVDPFISYYLIFNSSFSVISSMASADLVKESVLLTQLRLFMGHLQQKGYKDPGFVDYLLNSESLIFKGNFFVYLSNINENSIEDPSEIYQEIPNPLYLKPDGKCLVKRLPDHSLMGFTEGNRICVETAECLLDVYLTEHDGMRILLPASPNCEQSRLSYLQMLSLLEHSIFCGVAKGISLSLSHWGQLCYDKPARWMCVDDNALFIGISQFEQNPDLWLLISNQSLPESLVEEEVTHPLRPHHPQGVFYRRFSYELGQELSLRLVDPETDLELFHQWMNQARIAEFWELDKSKEELLAYLHKGVALKHQFPAIGMINGNAFGYFEYYWTKEDRLGPYYDADNYDRGIHLLIGNERYLGNQYWKVWGNYFIQYSFLADSRTKHLVGEPRIDNKNVIKLWQYFDFEKVKEFHFPHKHAALVVGKRERFFEQMARYYRESQS
- a CDS encoding lysine N(6)-hydroxylase/L-ornithine N(5)-oxygenase family protein; translation: MSKDMKHFDLFGIGIGPFNLSIAALSQGIKGLNIAFADAHKSMTWHPGLLLNDARMQTSPLKDMVTAVEPTNPLSFLSYLVNKRKIYAYMAAQMNTISRIEFADYLAWVADRVDNLMFDNPVDAVEFSGDKFLIHSKRGIYTSQHICLGTGKIAHLPACVKPHMSSKCLHASRLALRERNYQGKTVAVVGGGQTGADVFLNLLQRQWGEPTRVIWISRRPNFQALDEGVFTDQYYTPGYGQIFYGLSDGVKQQEVKHQKLSSDGITNVSLNEIYQHLYQERFIKGEKDSDKWSLRPHRTLTEMRQRDDQYELTLVNGITGNSELIKVDELILCTGFESQIPSYLSPIKQKLDIDQYGQFNLNREFSVAWDGPKTNRVYAVNAGVHSHGILEPQLSLTAWRSATIINDMLGYAHFDLSLEESIIDWGEGKLVSETRNIINHQGI